The DNA region ATCACTCACTTGCCACTGCCTTGGCACTGGCTTTCCTTTGTGCCCTAGCCACCGTGTGCTTTTTTGATGCCTGGAGAAATGTTGTCAACAAAAGGATAGGAAGAAGGCAATGCAGTTCTCATCCCAGAGAATGCTTGGGACTCTGTGGGCCTAGCCACCTCTCCAATCCCAGAGGCTGCTGGGAGGTCTGGCTAGTGCCTCCCCTTGCCCTGCCTGCCTGCCAGATGAAGGCTCTGCTCTGTTTCCAGCATAGGGCACCTCTCTTCCCTTTGACTGTGCACCAGTGCATTACTGCATTACTGCCTcttttcttgagtcttctctcctttctgtctccttttttccccctcctcttctctgtcctGTTTTCTGCATTAGCTTACATGAAACCTTCCTCTCAGCCCCCTAGGCAGGgtgagtatttttctttttttgtgtctttcaAGATAAGCCTACCCACCTTATCCATTTTCCTGGTAGGACCCCAAGCATCAGACTTGCTCAGAAGGTAGCCAAGGACATTTGTCCAGTACCGTGTGAGGTTACTGATTTTAAGTAGTCATACGCTAGGCTAGACAGTAGTGACTTGCCACCCCTTGAGACACTGTTTCAATGGCTTGGCATCCTGGAATTTTTTGGCCCACttaatatagagaactgagggTCCCTTTGACTGCTAGAGCCCACCAAATTGGGAAAGTCAGAAAATTGGGAGCTATGGATTGCTGGCCTTTCACTGATCAGTCTGACCTCCCATCTTAAGCTCTGTGAGTTCAGGCTTCATGGCCAGGTGGAGAAGATGGCACAGCCCAAGAACTGGGCTTGAAGCCATGGTCTCAGGCCTCTATCGGCAGACTTTCAGGGCAGGAGCTCACAAGCCTAATAACAGGAGGATCCCTGGGGGATTTCATCTAGACAGCGCCCTGCATCTGTGGCACAGCTAGGGAGAGGCGTTCACTCACTGCCTCACTCCTTGGCCATATCTTGGCCTTTTGTTCTAATGTGGTGGCCTGAAGATCCAAACCGACCAGCTTTCCCTGCTTTTCTAGAGACTCCCTGACTGCCGGCCCCCAGGAAACATCTTATGCAGTAATTAAGTCATAGTTCTTGAGTTCTCTTGGCCTAGGGTTCCATGAGATTGACCTGAAGTGCTGTTTTTTCAAATTGCCTTCAGATAAAAAATTGTCTGTGGCCATAGAAGGCAGTGTGGAAGAAGCCAAGGCTCTGTACAAACCGCCCGAGGATTCTCAAGGTAAAGCCCCGGCTAGATTGGGTTTTCCCCTTCCCATACCTTCCTTGCTGCAGTCTGAGACCATCTCACCACATCTGGTTCTGTGGAGTCCTGGTGTTAGACCGTGTGGCTGGAGCCCTCCCTGACAGTGTGCTAATGAGGCAGCTCGGAGAGGGTGCAGAGGGCCCTTCCGGAGCCCTCTGGGCAGCcctggcttctctctctctttggatgCAGATGACGAGAGTGACTCAGATGCTGAGGAGGAGCAGACCACAGTAAGAGCCCTGCCTCTGGGATCAGGAATTGGGGATAGCCTTGGGGCCGATGACCAAAGATTGGGGGGTGCAGGGGGAGGCtcctgaggaagctgaggcagcaGCACTGAGGAGGGGATTTCTGGTCTTTTTTCCCCAGAAACGCCGACGCCCCACCCTGGGGGTTCAGCTGGATGACAAGCGGAAGGAGATGCTCAAGAGACACCCATTGTCTGTCATGCTCGACCTCAAATGCAAAGGTGAGACAGTGGGAGGTCCCAGGACAAGGCCTcagcacacagctaggaagaggtGGAGtctgattcaaacccaggtctctcctgtcACTAAGCTAAATGCCTCCCATGCTGCCTCTGAAGCTTTGGGGGCTTGAAATGGTAGGAGGAGGAGAGCTTCTTTCCAACACCTTGGAGAGTATGAAGTTCATCCCTGGATGAGCCTTTCTGCTCTTCCTActgtggaggggtggggtggcGTGGAAGGATTGACTAGGGGAGGAAGCCGCTGATGTGGCTCTTGGCCTGGCATGCATCGCTCCTGGCCCAGCGCGTTTGCAAGCTGTGTGGCCTGATGCCCATTCTCTCCTGTCAGTTGGGCACCTTGGCCTAGATGGGCCGTATTTGTGGTCTGCCTCTTatacccctctcccttcccttacaGATGACAGCGTGCTCCATCTGACATTTTACTATCTCATGAACCTCAACATCATGACTGTGAAGGCTAGAGTGAGCACCACAACTGAGATCATCACTCCAATCAGCGCAGGGTATGTGTTCCCAAACCTCAAGTTGTTCTGTCCCAGAAGTGtgtgcccacccccaccccttggcCTCTAGACGAGCAGCAGTCCCACCCGCCCATGCTGGTGCCCAGACTATAGCGGACAGAAGGAGCAGCCCACTGGCCACAACCAGGGCCTGCTCTGATGGCGGAATGTCTCGAGTGGCACCTTTGGGTTCTCTGCCATTTCAGCTTTCTTAGGACATCCCTGGGGGTGCTGGTTTTGTCCCTGGGCTCGCCCGTAGCAGCCACGCTCAGCCTTTGGCATGGGCAGGTAGGAGGGCTGGTGGACAGGGCCTTCCTTATTGGTGTGAGCGCAGCAGAGATCGAGGGCTCTGGGAGCCTGAGCAGATGGCCATGTTCATGGAGAAGGGGGGCCATGACAGGAAGAGCCCCCTTTTAGCTCTACTGGAGTGCCGTCCTCTTCAAGGGACTTTGGTTACAggtgcctctgtttcttcctgaGCCTGTCAGAGGGAGCCCGAGGTTCCCAAAAGCTGCCTGGGCTCTCTATCCTGTGAGCCATGATGGGGCCCTTGGGGGCTTTGTGGCCATTAAGCTCCCTCAGCTCTGTACATGAGCCTGCAACCCTGTCTgatctctcatctgtaaaaacaattAGTCAGAGGATATACCCCATAAATTCAGCCAGAAAGAAAGTGGTGCCATGAAGAATCTCCCCCTCAGTCAGGTGAAGGGACACGCTTCACCTTCCTTTTGGATGAAATGGATTCTCTGTCTGCCTGCTGGCGAGAGAATGGGGCCAGCTCTCCTCTGCCTGTCACACTTAATTATTTTCTGTCCCAGCCCTTGTGAGTGGTGGCAAGGTCGGTGTTGCCAGCTCTCTGTTCTGGTTTGTTGGGTCACCTTGTCTCTAGTGCAGAAGATACTGTCTCTTCCCTCAGGGGGTCTGGAGTGGACAGGGGCTGTGTTTGCTGTGATTAGGTGGAGATTGGGCTTACATTGCCAAACAGAGGCAGATGTGACACTTGGAGTTCAGCAGAAATTTTACCCTTAGTAACACAGATGTGTGGTGCAGGGGGTCTGCCGAAAGGGTACCAAGCAGCCTGTTCAGTCTGCATTAGTCCTTTGTCAGGGTCACCTGGCCATGCTGCAGGCAGGATGCCCAGGCCACTAGGTGACACGTTGATCCTCCTGCCATGTGTAAGTTTCCTAGCAAAAAATAGAATGATCATCCCTAACTAACCACTTCCTCTCTGGGAGCAAGATCTTGGTCAGACCTGGCCTTTCCTCCCATCTCCAACTAATGACCCTGGGGagtccctttctttttttgtaaaatggcATTATGGATGCTTGCATGCCCCATCTCATAGGTGGTGAGAGATTTGAGAGTATCTGTGAAAACCTGCTACAGAATCCCACAGCTCTTTGGGGCAGGGCCCTGAGTTAGGCCGAGAGCAGTGGAAGGTGGGAGCGGCCCTCAGGGATGCCTAGGCTGGAGCACAGACCAGAGCTCCTATTAGCAGTCCTCACACCTCTCCATTCCACCCTCTTCCTAGTGATCTGCTGTCTCCTGACATGATCTTAAGCTGCCTGTATCCTGGGGATCATGGCAAGAAGACACCCAACCCAGCCAACCAGTACCAGTTTGATAAAGTTGGGTAAGTCAGCCCAGCTGGTGGTTCCCACTCAGCCTCTCTCATAAGGTCCATGGGAGTCCAAGTTTTCAGTGGAACTGTCTTAGACTCTTAGGGTAAGTAGTTTGTTAGAAGGGCAGTTGTATAGTGACTCCCTGAGCATCCTTCAGAGCAGGGGACGAAGGTGTGGAACGCTGGGAAGAACACTGGCCTGGGTGTCAGGAGacgtgggtttgaatcttggctcagaAGCTTCCCATTCACTTACCTCAGAAGAGTCCTCAGGCTCTTCTGTAAAAGGGTAATGATGTTAGCACTCGACAGCTGCCCTCACAGCGCTGTGGGATGGAATGGAGAGCAAAGGCAGCCCTTTTCCTTGGGAGTCCAGAGGGTTGGGTGCCTTTTGGGTAGATTCAGAGCAAGTGGCTTAAAACTGATGGGAAGAGAGTGGAGAGCCAGTCCTCATTGCTTTGGTTGGTTACGAGAGGACACCTCGGACAATCCTAAACGGGCAGAGCctcccagagctgggagggaaccaAGGGCCCTTAAAGTCCAGCCTTGTCATGTTAACACATGGCCaagccgaggcccagagagggcaagtcaggtcacacagcttgtgcctcttggaaggatttgaacccaggtccttgtgCCTCCATGTCTAGGGCTCTATGTCCTCCGTGCCATGCTGGCTGTCTACAGGCTCAGCTCTTCGGGAAGAACTCAGGGAGGGCCGATCCCAGTTAGTAAGCGATCCTGCACTGCAGACAGCATGGGAACCATGACCTGGCATGGACAAATGGAGGATggacacatgcacgcacacatgcgcgcgcgcacacactctctctcacactcactcattcactcacacAAGCTGGCTTGTGACTGCACCAGAGGAGAGTCTTTCAAAGAGTCCTCAGAAGGAAGATGTCACTTTTTActgggatgaaggaggagaaggcACAGGGATGTCCTCCTTGGAGGAGGACATTGTGTCTAAAGCCTCACGGTTGGAAAGGGATCTTGCAAATCTTCTGTTCCcaccttttacaaatgaggaaactgagacccatccAAGTGAAGtagcttgcctaaggtcatgcagcTTGTTAGAGGCCACATCAGCAGTGAGATTCAAGCTGGGGCACAgccagagggaagggaagaactgGAGCCAAGGTGGGGTGTCTGGTGGGGGGTGTAGACGAGCCGCCtcttggagaagggagggaggggaagggtggcCCTGAGAGGAGGCTCCAACCTTGACCAAAATGACCCATGTCTTTTACTGCAGCATCTTGACCCTGAGTGACTATGTACTTGAACTGGGGCATCCCTATTTGTGGGTGCAGAAGCTGGGGGGCCTGCACTTCCCCAAAGAGCAGCCACAGGTACGTATGCTGAGTTGGTctaacaataatgttgcttgcagctgctgtgggggtgtaagaacaataacaccagcacacaggagggatgccagcacaggttcttgcatctgcttttctgaaggaaagcaactgtaaaagggtcaacagtcttactttaagcaaacatatatatacatatatatatacacttagttcaggagaaaatcagcaccctgaactttagagaaaacagaaacagaaattacaagcagaaattatataaacagagcaaataacacaaatcagcagacagggcttctgtctgtccatagcaatacatacatagttaccagagggagaagcaccaacatctgggttttcaaagccggcaGGCTTCTTAACGGCTACGCAGAGTCTCATCTGGATACATCACAGGAACACCCTTCCCATGAGcgacccccaaagcaaaattctaacctctgggtatatatacacttcagggtcagagggcatcacagtcCTGCTCTAACTTTCTACTCCACCCTGTCCTGTTCCATTTATTCAGCAAACTCTTCCCACCACAggcaggcttccatgtgacttaagcagggcaCATGGgcatattaatggatgggaagatcttcaaattaaacaaatacaataacaATACAGTCGAGCATCATGGTGGCACTGTTCTGGGCAGCCTGTTCAGACTCTCTTACCGTTTTTCACAAGCTCCAGGGGACGGCAGGGTAGCCCTACTTAGAAATAAAGCTGcttgtggggcagctagttggcgcagtgagtacagcaccggccctggagtcaggaggacctgagttaaaattcggcctcagacacttgacacacttactagctgtgtgaccttgggcaagtggcttaaccccaattgccctgcaccgcacccccctcccaaaaaaaaaagctgcctgGGCTTTCTAGCCATGGGAGTTGGAGACAGCTTTGGGCCCTCGACTCCTTTGAATTGAACATGACCTGCTGGGCATAGGGATGTGGGCACAGCATTGGCTGCTTTCCTCTCTTCCATGACCAGCCTCGCATGGAAGAACTGGAACTGACCCTCAGGAAACATAGGGCATCTTGTGGTTGAATATTCactgattgattcattcattcatcagccTTTTATGAAATGCCCATGTGCCAAATTTTCCTTAAAGTCCTCTTCAGGCATCTCCTGGGGATTTAGAGGTTGAGCTTCAGTCGAGACTCTGTCCTTCTCAGGCCTCCTGGCCCTGAGTCCAGCCTCCTCTGCCAGTCTGCATCACCTGGGGCATGGAGGCCATCCCTGCCCCTTTGAGAGTGGGTGTGGAGGGTGCAGAGAGGGCAGAGCTGGGCACTGATGTGGGCCTTCTCCTCCTCAGCACACAGTAACTGCGGACAACTCGCTGAGTGCCAGCCACATGGAAACCACCATGAAGCTGCTGAGGACACGGCTGCAGGCCCGCTTAGCTCTTACCAAACAGTTTGCTTCATTGGGTAGGTCTGGCATCAAACCAAACTTTGGGCAGCACCTAGACTAGACATCGCCACAGGGGCTTGTCTTACTCTCCTTGAGTTTCTCATCCTGAGCTGCACTGCCCCTCAACAAGTTCTGCTGGGTCAGGAGAGGAGAAGTCAGGCAGGGTCATTGCCAGGGAAGTTGGGCACGATTCCTAGCTCCTCCCCCACACAGCATCAGGGATGCCCTTGTCCCTTCTTGGACAGCCTGAGGCCTGGGCACCCCCAGCAGATAGAAAAGCATGAGCATGGGCAGGGGGTTTCTACCTAGTTTGGGGAGTTGATTCACTGTTGAAGAACCTTGGGGTATGATTTCTGGGCTCAGGGTGGAGGTGCAGCCCCCCGGCTCTGGCTCTGCAGCGACCACTTCTGCCCATCCCCCTTGGACCTGAGTGCCAGCAGCTCTGCGACTCATTAGTGCTAAAGCCCCTCATGGGTTCATCTGTGTGTGGAAGTTGGGGCACTGTCCCTGAGGGGCACCCTGGCCTCTCCCACTGAAGCCAAGGGAGCTGTAGGGCCAGGGGATTTCATTTCACTAGCCAGTGTTTGCTGTCAGAAGCAGTGAATATCTGATTTTTCTCACAGTGGAGCCATGTCAGGTGCGGAGGTCCAACTGTCTGTCCTGAACATTGGACACAGGTAATGACGACAGGACCGCCAAGCGCCTGCCTGTGCTCCTGGAGCCCTGTCTGAGGCAGCCAGAGAGCCCAGTGGGGAGGTTGCTGGCTCAGCACCACCACGACATCTTCTTGTCACATAaccctgctttctctcttttctcttaaaGAGCATGGCATTGTGCCAGTCACCAGTGAGTGTCAGCACCTTTTCCCCACAAAAATTGTGTCCCGCCTTGTGAAGTGGGTGGCAGTCGCCTATGAGGACTACCTGGTACgtagtgggaaggagggagagagctgCTTTCACTGTGAGCCTCCACATGTGCGGCTTGGAtaacacacattcacacacacggTCTCTGGGGCACACATGCATGTTCACACCCCAATGAGTGactgctttcctctctctcctggttctgttgcaGGATCTGCCTTATACCCGGGACATTGTGGAGGCTGGGCTGGCAGAGGACACACACCTGTACTACCTGGCACTCATCGAGAGAGGGACAGGTAAAGTTGTCTTCCATTCCTTCCCCCACTGGCTGTTTGCTCAGGGCTTTGGTGGGAGAGCAGAGCCATGGAGATGGGGCCCTTCTGTGAGGAGCCCGAGATGGGTGAAAGAAAGCCAAGGAGGGGCCTTGAGGTGCTGCTGCTTTTGTGTGGTCCCCCAGCCTAGCCCTGGTATCACTGCTTCTGGGTAGCGGCAGGTTCAGACTCTTGAGAGCGCCTCTCTGATCCCCACTGCCTTGGGAGGCCTCTGCTCGTGCTTCTCTTGCTTCCTAGATTCCCCTGACTTGTGCCCGCTCCTGGTGCTGTAGCTGGGGATACCGCATCCCAGGGATCAGGGTGGCCAGTGATCCAGAGTCCTTGTTGGAGCGTGGCTTCTCCATGAGGTGCCCCTCCATGGGGGATGAGCTGGGTCGTGCTGCCCAAATACTCCCCCAGCTTCCCATGGGTTTGGGGGTAACTCagacacaggatgtgagcatcagCTGACTGGCCAGGTGTTTTTCTTTGTCACGTGGtttgtttttctcctctctgtctttccagCCAAGCTTCAGGCAGCTGTGGTGCTGAACCCAGGCTATTCCTCCATCCCACCCATTTTCCGACTTTTTCTGaactggaaaggagagaagaccAGCAGTAATGATGATAACATCCGGGTGAGGGACGGCCGGTGCGGTGCTGGCTCTGCGGGGGGAAGATTGACTCACCAGGGAGCGCTCCAGTTACCCAGCAGCCGCCCACCTTACTCTAGATAGCGTCACCTCCGCTGGGGGagtgggacctcagaggcctccaAGCACAGCTTCATTGTTAGCCTTCAGGCTTGGCTGCCAGAGTCTTTGAGACCCACAGCCGGCTGCCCTCAGGCCTGATCCAGCCCCCTGACTGTGGGATCAGAGAGAATCTGGGCCCATGGAGATAGACCAGGGAAGGTCTGCCAGCTGCTGTCACAGCACTGGgcaaggaaaaagagggaggactCCAGGCCTTGGCCCATGGAGACCTGAATGACCATGTTGTGGAGGGCAGGAATGAGGGGAATTGGCTGCTTTGGGGAACATTGGGTTTCCTGGGCCAAGCTTAGGCATTGGGGTGGAGATGCACTCATTGGTGACAAGGCATCTTGTATCTGTCACAGGCCATGGAGAGTGAGGTCAGCGTGTGCCACCGGGAGCTTTATGGCCCCAAGCCTGGCCACCAGCTCCTGACCAATCAGCTGCAGCGCTTGTGCGTCATGCTCGATGTCTACCTGGAGACGGAGAGCCACGACACCAGTGTGGAAGGGCCCAAGGAATTTCCCCAGGAGAAAATGTGTCTCCGACTGGTCAGGTGAGCAGGCTGGGCTTTGCGGGGGCCGGGCCTGGTGGGAATGACCATCACCAAAGGCCACCTCAGCAGTTAGAGAGGAGGCCGGCTTTCCAACTGAGCCTGAAAATGTGACAGGATTGCCAGTGAGCAAAGCAGATTCCAAAGGCACTCAGCACAAGTCCAGGGATGTGCCTCTGCCTGGCATCAAAGGGCATCCAGTCCACTCTCCTCATCCTCAGGTGAGGGTCCATTTTATCAGGAGCCTCTTCCTCCATCTCGTGGCTTCTGCCCCTGGGCTTCCTGAGTGACTGGGCCTACAGCAAGGCAGGaggttatttttcatctttggtgTTAGGTCCTTTCCACAGAccgctcttttttttcctaaagagtaGATTTCAAATCCTTTGAGATgaattttcagtattttctttatctctttggtACAGAAACAGGCAGGAGCAGTAATAAGGAAGGAGAAGCTTAGAAACCTATTTCTATCCACTCATTGATTGTTGTATAGCTGCCTTCTTCCCTGACATGTCCTAAGGGAGGAAATCCTggccacctccaccccaccccccgatCCACAGATAGGAAATGCTCAGCAAAAATCCGCCTCCTGGCTGACATCTTTGAAAAGGACCCATCGGTGTCTGGCTCTGTCAGGTTGAGGAAAAGGGTTCTCTCCTACCAGATTGCTTGGTTCCCCCAATGAATCCCTGgatgttttcttcccttcttccctccctccaactttctatctctttcccctcactccccatccttccccccgcctttctctttgtccctccctccctctacttcctttctcctctcagcCCTTCCTACCTCACTCATAGCCTGTCTTCATAGTCCTAGCTGGTGCCCAGAATGGATTTATTTTACATGTTCTCTGAAGGACCACTTCTTTTAGCAGAACATCTGTCCTCCAAATTGAGCATTTCTGGCAAGGGAGGCTTCCTGGCTGGCTGACTTAGACCTAGTGAACCAGGGGCTGAGAGGGCATGAAAGCACCTGGAGGATCAGATTTCTGTCTCAAATCTCCTGCAAACGGGATTGTTGCTGAAAGCTGGAATTGGAGCTATGGACCAGTGAGGGGCAGGCGCAAAGctgagtcaggagacttgggtctTGGTTCTGGTTCTGCCCCAAATAGCccctgactttgggcaaatcactggccTTAATTGTCCACAATCCTGAAGTGAGAAAATTAGACCAGCTGCCTCAAAGGTCTTTCTTAGCTCTAAAATTCCATCATCTTCATATTCACATATTCTATCATATGCATATCACTTCTGTGCCTGTAGCAGTGAAGGGGCCTTGTAGGCTCACTGAGGCAGGCCCCCATCTTCATCAGAAGGTGAAAGGGCCCTCAGATTTAAGTCTAGGTCCGGAATATCTTAACTTTGCACCCTAAAGAGGAAAGTGACTGGCAAAGTTCAGAGAGCCGGCCACAGCCTCCTGTGCTGTGCCCAGTGCCTTTGGCACTGCCAGATGAGCACTCAAAGCATGTGTGTGCCTCTTTCCCTAGGGGTCCCAGTCGGATGAAGCCGTTCAAGTACAACCATCCACAGGGATTCTTCAGTCATCGTTGACTGCCAGACTGCCTTtcgtccatccatctgtccgtcCATCACCTGGCAAGCTTCCAGCAGTGGGTGGGCACGAGGCTTCCACACCATGAGTGTGACTTGTGTGCTTCTGCAGATCATCTGAAgtcaattttgtatttttaacatATTAAATATGTCCCTGGGTGAAGTGAGCTCAGTCCTCTGCGTGTTTGCGTGAAGGATTTTGTCCTTGGCAGTGGGAGTGGGGTGTAGATAGGCCTTTGATTTGCTTCCTGCCTAACCaagctgggggttgggggtgcTGC from Trichosurus vulpecula isolate mTriVul1 chromosome 1, mTriVul1.pri, whole genome shotgun sequence includes:
- the THOC5 gene encoding THO complex subunit 5 homolog isoform X1, with the translated sequence MSTESNKKRKPKVIRSDGAPPEGKRNRSELDLDMKYYSEEAEVDVRDPNKDYDLYRFTCHELQRLMAEIQELKSRGSRDSASEIEERRLQSCVHFMTLKKLNRLAHIRLKKGRDQTHEAKQKVDAYHLQLQNLLYEVMHLQKEITKCLEFKSKHEEIELVSMEEFYREAPPEISKSEITMGDPHQQTLARLDWELEQRKRLAEKYKECLANKEKILKEIEVKKEYLSSLQPQLNSIMQASLPVQEYLFMPFDQAHKQSETARHLPPPLYVLFVQANAYGQACAYMKPSSQPPRQDKKLSVAIEGSVEEAKALYKPPEDSQDDESDSDAEEEQTTKRRRPTLGVQLDDKRKEMLKRHPLSVMLDLKCKDDSVLHLTFYYLMNLNIMTVKARVSTTTEIITPISAGDLLSPDMILSCLYPGDHGKKTPNPANQYQFDKVGILTLSDYVLELGHPYLWVQKLGGLHFPKEQPQHTVTADNSLSASHMETTMKLLRTRLQARLALTKQFASLEHGIVPVTSECQHLFPTKIVSRLVKWVAVAYEDYLDLPYTRDIVEAGLAEDTHLYYLALIERGTAKLQAAVVLNPGYSSIPPIFRLFLNWKGEKTSSNDDNIRAMESEVSVCHRELYGPKPGHQLLTNQLQRLCVMLDVYLETESHDTSVEGPKEFPQEKMCLRLVRGPSRMKPFKYNHPQGFFSHR
- the THOC5 gene encoding THO complex subunit 5 homolog isoform X2, coding for MSTESNKKRKPKVIRSDGAPPEGKRNRSELDLDMKYYSEEAEVDVRDPNKDYDLYRFTCHELQRLMAEIQELKSRGSRDSASEIEERRLQSCVHFMTLKKLNRLAHIRLKKGRDQTHEAKQKVDAYHLQLQNLLYEVMHLQKEITKCLEFKSKHEEIELVSMEEFYREAPPEISKSEITMGDPHQQTLARLDWELEQRKRLAEKYKECLANKEKILKEIEVKKEYLSSLQPQLNSIMQASLPVQEYLFMPFDQAHKQSETARHLPPPLYVLFVQANAYGQACDKKLSVAIEGSVEEAKALYKPPEDSQDDESDSDAEEEQTTKRRRPTLGVQLDDKRKEMLKRHPLSVMLDLKCKDDSVLHLTFYYLMNLNIMTVKARVSTTTEIITPISAGDLLSPDMILSCLYPGDHGKKTPNPANQYQFDKVGILTLSDYVLELGHPYLWVQKLGGLHFPKEQPQHTVTADNSLSASHMETTMKLLRTRLQARLALTKQFASLEHGIVPVTSECQHLFPTKIVSRLVKWVAVAYEDYLDLPYTRDIVEAGLAEDTHLYYLALIERGTAKLQAAVVLNPGYSSIPPIFRLFLNWKGEKTSSNDDNIRAMESEVSVCHRELYGPKPGHQLLTNQLQRLCVMLDVYLETESHDTSVEGPKEFPQEKMCLRLVRGPSRMKPFKYNHPQGFFSHR